In Haematobia irritans isolate KBUSLIRL chromosome 1, ASM5000362v1, whole genome shotgun sequence, a genomic segment contains:
- the LOC142233335 gene encoding uncharacterized protein LOC142233335: MMSYQRLNKDPTQVLQKKNNEIVDELFKNNIISEAEKRRMKTEVAMAPRIYGVPKIHKENFPLRPICSSINAPSAEMSKFLVNILRKLTTGSKYNISDSTQFRNKIKDLTINPDEKLISFDVVSLFPSVPVDVALRIIEERWDEIETHTNMTKPLFIKILKFCIIDNRYFKFDDKIYKQKKGLPMGSPASPIIADILMERLLDSCMQKLEKRPKFITKYVDDLFAIIRETEIEKTLATLNSFHNNIRFTMELEQNQKLPYLDLLITKDEGKLKMDWYQKNTASGRIMNYFSNHPKRIIINTAKNLIHRVLSISDHQFQQKNKKKLQDILENNNFPSNLIKSLIAEYKPSSKKRDDENDKKTFRSLTYVPTISERISKSDIFDKNQYSLAHKSNNTAKKLFSNTKDRIPLSETPNSSCVTTREQHKQEIHLRNVTHKQRTNDEENKLQNRHGQHRSHIQTNGMQKQN; encoded by the exons ATGATGTCCTACCAAAGATTAAATAAGGACCCAACACAAgttttacaaaagaaaaataacgAAATAGTTGACGAACTATTCAAAAACAACATCATTTCAGAAGCGGAAAAACGAAGAATGAAGACGGAAGTTGCAATGGCCCCTAGAATTTACGGTGTACCAAAaatacataaagaaaatttcccattaagacCTATATGCTCATCAATCAATGCCCCCTCAGCAGAAATGAGTAAATTTCTGGTAAATATattaagaaaacttaccacaggATCTAAATACAATATAAGTGACTCGacacaatttagaaataaaatcaaagaCTTAACTATAAATCCGGATGAAAAACTTATATCTTTTGACGTGGTGTCACTATTCCCAAGCGTACCCGTGGACGTAGCCCTCAGGATTATAGAAGAACGATGGGACGAAATagaaacacacacaaacatgACAAAGCCCTTATTCATaaagatattaaaattttgtataatagacAACAGGTACTTTAAATTTGACGACAAGatatataaacagaaaaaaggttTGCCAATGGGATCACCAGCTTCACCAATTATCGCGGATATATTAATGGAGAGACTACTGGACAGCTGTATGCAAAAACTGGAAAAAAGACCAAAGTTCATAACGAAGTATGTAGATGACCTCTTTGCAATTATCAGGGAAACGGAAATAGAAAAAACGCTGGCAACACTCAACAGTTTCCACAATAATATCCGCTTCACTATGGAACttgaacaaaaccaaaaattaccATATTTAGATTTACTAATAACCAAGGACGAAGGAAAACTTAAAATGGACTGGTACCAAAAAAACACAGCTTCTGGACGAATTATGAACTACTTCTCAAACCATCCGAAAcgtataataataaatacagCTAAAAATTTGATCCATAGAGTATTATCCATTAGTGACcatcaatttcaacaaaaaaacaagaaaaaacttCAAGATATCttggaaaataataattttccctCAAATCTTATAAAAAGTTTAATAGCCGAGTATAAACCATCATCAAAAAAGAGGGACGATGAAAACGACAAAAAAACATTTAGATCCTTGACATATGTACCAACTATATCAGAAAGGATATCAAAATccgatatttttgataaaaatcaatACAGCTTGGCACATAAATCCAACAATACGGCGAAAAAATTGTTTAGTAATACAAAAGACCGTATCCCCTTATCCGAAACACCAAAT AGTTCGTGTGTTACAACGAGAGAGCAACATAAACAAGAGATACACCTTAGAAATGTTACACATAAACAACGTACCAACGACGAGGAGAATAAATTACAAAACAGACACGGACAACATCGCTCACATATACAGACAAATGGTATGCAGAAACAAAACTAG
- the LOC142222174 gene encoding dnaJ homolog subfamily C member 8, whose protein sequence is MSSEQPTTSKESFDEFYTEVKEIEKRDSVLTSTQQIDRLLRPGSTYFNLNPFEVLQIEPDLPIDQIKKRYRQLSILVHPDKNQDDLDRAQRAFEIVNRAWKILENDLTRKKCLDVYEEAKERTDHMIAEKRRKIKKENRFETIPEDDPVKYKHAVYVMVMKLFADMERRRQQLDQRDQEERKRKREAEIEEEEKLKADKEWQKNFEESRQSRVNSWHDFQSGKSKKAKKQKRMQGLMVPPKFKPESR, encoded by the exons ATGTCCTCGGAACAGCCCACGACTTCAAAGGAATCATTTGATGAATTCTACACAGAA gttaaagaaattgaaaaacgtGATTCCGTTTTAACATCTACTCAACAAATTGATCGTTTACTTCGTCCAGGTTCAACATACTTCAATCTCAACCCATTCGAAGTGCTGCAGATTGAACCCGATTTGCCAATTGATCAAATCAAAAAGCGCTATCGTCAACTTTCGATATTAGTACATCCGGATAAAAATCAAGATGACCTTGACAGAGCCCAACGTGCTTTTGAGATCGTAAATCGTGCGTGGAAGATTTTAGAAAATGACTTGACACGCAAGAAATGTTTGGATGTCTATGAAGAGGCCAAAGAAAGAACGGATCATATG ATTGCTGAAAAGCGGAGAAAGATTAAAAAGGAAAACCGCTTTGAAACTATACCAGAAGATGATCCTGTCAAATACAAACATGCTGTATATGTTATGGTTATGAAACTCTTTGCCGATATGGAGCGTCGAAGGCAGCAACTGGATCAACGTGACCAAGAGGAACGTAAACGCAAGCGTGAAGCTGAAATCGAAGAAGAGGAAAAGCTTAAAGCTGACAAGGAATGGCAAAAGAATTTCGAAGAATCCCGACAGAGTCGTGTAAACAGTTGGCATGATTTTCAATCGGGTAAATCAAAAAaagcaaagaaacaaaaacgtATGCAAGGCCTCATGGTACCACCGAAATTTAAGCCTGAATCCCGATAA